One Salvelinus fontinalis isolate EN_2023a chromosome 11, ASM2944872v1, whole genome shotgun sequence DNA window includes the following coding sequences:
- the LOC129866076 gene encoding uncharacterized protein LOC129866076, with translation MCFIEVRLQSRREGLCFIEVRLQSRREGLCFIGVRLQSRREGLCFIGVRLQSRREGLCFIGVRLQSRREEFCFIGVRLQSRREGLCFIGVRLQLRREGLCFIGVRLESRREGLCFIGVRLQSRREGLCFIGVRLQSRREGLCFIGVRLQSRREGLCFIGVRLQLRREGLCFIGVRLESRREGLCFIGVRLQLRREGLCFIEVRLESRREGLCFIGVRLQSRREGLCFIGVRLQSRREGLCFIGVRLQSRREGLCFIGVRLQSRREGLCFIGVRLQLRREGLCFIGVRLQSRREGLCFIGVRLQSRREGLCFIGVRLQSRREGLCFIGVRLQLRREGLCFIGVRLQLRREGLCFIGVRLESRREGLCFIGVRLQSRREGLCFIGVRLQSRREGLCFIGVRLQLRREGLCFIGVRLQSRREGLCFIGVRLQSRREGLCFIGVRLQSRREGLCFIGVRLQLRREGLCFIGVRLESRREGLCFIGVRLQLRREGLCFIGVRLQSRREGLCFIGVRLQSRREGLCFIGVRLQLRREGLCFIGVRLESRREGLCFIGVRLQLRREGLCFIGVRLQSRREGLCFIGVRLQSRREGLCFIGVRLQSRREGLCFIGVRLQSRREGLCFIGVRLQSRREGLCFIGVRLQLRREGLCFIGVRLQSRREGLSFIGVRLQSRREGLCFIGVRLQSRREGLCFIGVRLQSRREGLCFIGVRLQSRREGLCFIGVRLQSRREELCFIGVRLQSRREGLCFIEVRLESRREGMCFIEVRLQSRREGLCFIEVRLQSRREGLCFIGVRLQSRREGLCFIEVRLESRREGMCFIEVRLESRREGLCFIGVRLQSRREGLCFIGVRLQSRREGLCFIGVRLQSRREGLCFIGVRLQSRREGLCFIGVRLQSRREGLCFIGVRLQSRREGLCFIGVILQSRSEGLCFIGVRLQSRREGLCFIGVRLQSRREGLCFIEVRLESRREGMCFIEVRLQSRREGLCFIEVRLESRREGLCFIGVRLQSRREGLCFIGVRLQSRREGLCFIGVRLQSRREGLCFIGVRLQSRREGLCFIGVRLQLRRERLCFIGVRLQSRREGLCFIGVRLQSRREGLCFIGVRLQSRREGLCFIGVRLQSRREGLCFIGVRLESRREGLCFIGVRLQSRREGLCFIGVRLQSRREGLCFIGVRLQSRREGLCFIGVRLQSRREGLCFIEVRLQSRREGLCFIGVRLQSRREGLCFIGVRLQSRREGLCFIGVRLQSRREGLCFIGVRLQSRREGLCFIGVRLQSRREGLCFIGVRLQLRREGLCFIGVRLQLRREGLCFIGVRLQSRREGLCFIGVRLQSRREGLCFIGVRLQWRREGLCFIGVRLQSRREGLCFIGVRLQSRREGLCFIGVRLQSRREGLCFIGVRLQSRREGLCFIGVRLQSRREGLCFIEVRLESRREGMCFIEVRLESRREGMCFIKVRLESRREGLCFIGVRLQSRREGLCFIGVRLQSRREGLCFIGVRLQSRREGMCFIEVRLESGFRSMDMAGSYLLNLSLFLPSPVPFAISLMHFFLSPSPSLSSSLS, from the exons ttgtgttttatagaggttagactacagtcaaggagggaagggttgtgttttataggggttagactacagtcacggagggaagggttgtgttttataggggttagactacagtcaaggagggaagggttgtgttttataggggttagactacagtcgaggagggaagagttttgttttataggggttagactacagtcaaggagggaagggttgtgttttataggggttagactacagctgaggagggaagggttgtgttttataggggttagactagagtcaaggagggaagggttgtgttttataggggttagactacagtcaaggagggaagggttgtgttttataggggttagactacagtcgaggagggaagggttgtgttttataggggttagactacagtcaaggagggaagggttgtgttttataggggttagactacagctgaggagggaagggttgtgttttataggggttagactagagtcaaggagggaagggttgtgttttataggggttagactacagctgaggagggaagggttgtgttttatagagGTTAGACTAGAGTcgaggagggaagggttgtgttttataggggttagactacagtcaaggagggaagggttgtgttttataggggttagactacagtcaaggagggaagggttgtgttttataggggttagactacagtcacggagggaagggttgtgttttataggggttagactacagtcacggagggaagggttgtgttttataggggttagactacagctgaggagggaagggttgtgttttataggggttagactacagtcaaggagggaagggttgtgttttataggggttagactacagtcacggagggaagggttgtgttttataggggttagactacagtcaaggagggaagggttgtgttttataggggttagactacagctgaggagggaagggttgtgttttataggggttagactacagctgaggagggaagggttgtgttttataggggttagactagagtcaaggagggaagggttgtgttttataggggttagactacagtcaaggagggaagggttgtgttttataggggttagactacagtcgaggagggaagggttgtgttttataggggttagactacagttgaggagggaagggttgtgttttataggggttagactacagtcgaggagggaagggttgtgttttataggggttagactacagtcgaggagggaagggttgtgttttataggggttagactacagtcaaggagggaagggttgtgttttataggggttagactacagctgaggagggaagggttgtgttttataggggttagactagagtcaaggagggaagggttgtgttttataggggttagactacagctgaggagggaagggttgtgttttataggggttagactacagtcaaggagggaagggttgtgttttataggggttagactacagtcaaggagggaagggttgtgttttataggggttagactacagctgaggagggaagggttgtgttttataggggttagactagagtcaaggagggaagggttgtgttttataggggttagactacagctgaggagggaagggttgtgttttataggggttagactacagtcaaggagggaagggttgtgttttataggggttagactacagtcaaggagggaagggttgtgttttataggggttagactacagtcaaggagggaagggttgtgttttataggggttagactacagtcaaggagggaagggttgtgttttataggggttagactacagtcacggagggaagggttgtgttttataggggttagactacagctgaggagggaagggttgtgttttataggggttagactacagtcacGGAGGGAAGGGTTGagttttataggggttagactacagtcaaggagggaagggttgtgttttataggggttagactacagtcgaggagggaagggttgtgttttataggggttagactacagtcaaggagggaagggttgtgttttataggggttagactacagtcacggagggaagggttgtgttttataggggttagactacagtcaaggagggaagagttgtgttttataggggttagactacagtcgaggagggaagggttgtgttttatagagGTTAGACTAGAGTCGAGGAGGGAAGGGATGTGTTTTATAGAGGTTAGACTACAGTCacggagggaagggttgtgttttatagaggttagactacagtcaaggagggaagggttgtgttttataggggttagactacagtcgaggagggaagggttgtgttttatagagGTTAGACTAGAGTCGAGGAGGGAAGGGATGTGTTTTATAGAGGTTAGACTAGAGTcgaggagggaagggttgtgttttataggggttagactacagtcgaggagggaagggttgtgttttataggggttagactacagtcacggagggaagggttgtgttttataggggttagactacagtcacggagggaagggttgtgttttataggggttagactacagtcaaggagggaagggttgtgttttataggggttagactacagtcaaggagggaagggttgtgttttataggggttagactacagtcacggagggaagggttgtgttttataggggttatACTACAGTCAAGGAgtgaagggttgtgttttataggggttagactacagtcaaggagggaagggttgtgttttataggggttagactacagtcacggagggaagggttgtgttttatagagGTTAGACTAGAGTCGAGGAGGGAAGGGATGTGTTTTATAGAGGTTAGACTACAGTCacggagggaagggttgtgttttatagagGTTAGACTAGAGTcgaggagggaagggttgtgttttataggggttagactacagtcgaggagggaagggttgtgttttataggggttagactacagtcaaggagggaagggttgtgttttataggggttagactacagtcacggagggaagggttgtgttttataggggttagactacagtcacggagggaagggttgtgttttataggggttagactacagcTGAGGAGGGAAaggttgtgttttataggggttagactacagtcacggagggaagggttgtgttttataggggttagactacagtcaaggagggaagggttgtgttttataggggttagactacagtcacggagggaagggttgtgttttataggggttagactacagtcaaggagggaagggttgtgttttataggggttagactagagtcgaggagggaagggttgtgttttataggggttagactacagtcacggagggaagggttgtgttttataggggttagactacagtcgaggagggaagggttgtgttttataggggttagactacagtcaaggagggaagggttgtgttttataggggttagactacagtcgaggagggaagggttgtgttttatagagGTTAGACTACAGTcgaggagggaagggttgtgttttataggggttagactacagtcaaggagggaagggttgtgttttataggggttagactacagtcacggagggaagggttgtgttttataggggttagactacagtcgaggagggaagggttgtgttttataggggttagactacagtcaaggagggaagggttgtgttttataggggttagactacagtcaaggagggaagggttgtgttttataggggttagactacagctgaggagggaagggttgtgttttataggggttagactacagctgaggagggaagggttgtgttttataggggttagactacagtcacggagggaagggttgtgttttataggggttagactacagtcaaggagggaagggttgtgttttataggggttagactacagtggaggagggaagggttgtgttttataggggttagactacagtcaaggagggaagggttgtgttttataggggttagactacagtcaaggagggaagggttgtgttttataggggttagactacagtcaaggagggaagggttgtgttttataggggttagactacagtcgaggagggaagggttgtgttttataggggttagactacagtcaaggagggaagggttgtgttttatagagGTTAGACTAGAGTCGAGGAGGGAAGGGATGTGTTTTATAGAG GTTAGACTAGAGTCGAGGAGGGAAGGGATGTGTTTTATAAAGGTTAGACTAGAGTcgaggagggaagggttgtgttttataggggttagactacagtcaaggagggaagggttgtgttttataggggttagactacagtcaaggagggaagggttgtgttttataggggttagactacagtcacGGAGGGAAGGGATGTGTTTTATAGAGGTTAGACTAGAGTCAGGGTTTAGGAGTATGGACATGGCTGGGTCGTATCTGCTGAATCTCTCCCTTTTTCTTCCTTCTCCTGTCCCCTTCGCCATTTCCCTCATGCACTTTTTtttgtctccttctccctccctctcttcctctctctcctag